AAAACAGCTAGAGAGTTTGGCGACTTAAGCGAGAATGCGGAGTATGATGAGGCGAAAAACGAACAGGCGTTTATCGAAGGAAGAATTGCCGAGCTCGAGCACAAGCTTAAAAACGCAAAGGTTATTGACGAAGACGATATCGGCACTGATATTGTTAGCATAGGATCCACCGTGAAAGTAAAAGACGACGGATTGGACGAAGTGTTCACTTACCACATAGTAAGTTCAGCTGAAGCTGACCCCATGGATGATAAGATATCAAACGAATCTCCCGTCGGTGCAGCCTTGATAAGCAAAAAAGTAGGGGACAAGATTATAATAGATGTTCCGGACGGGAATGTCATTATGGAGATAATTGAAATAAGCAAGTAGTATTGAGGAGGAAAGTCATTGACGTTGGAAAACGGAGAAAATTTAAGCGAACTTCTGCAGATCAGAAGAGAAAAACTTGCAAAGTTAATGGAAGAAGGAAATGATCCGTTCAAGCAGACAAAATACAGCGTTACACATTACGCAAAAGCCTTGGAAGAGCAATTTGAAGAGATGGAAGGGAAAAAAGTCTCCTTGGCCGGAAGGATCATGTCAAAAAGAGGACAGGGAAAGGTCGGGTTTTACGATCTGCAGGACTCAACAGGCAGAACACAGCTTTTTTTAAAAAAGGATTTGCTTGGTGAGGAATTATACGAAGAAATAAAGACTTTGGACATTGGAGATATCCTTGGGATAAAAGGCGAGGTATTTAAGACAAAGATGGGACAGGTTTCTGTTAGAGTCGAGGAGCTAGTGCTTTTGAGCAAGTCGCTGCAGATACTTCCTGAAAAATTCCATGGTTTAAAAGATCCTGACTTGAGATACAGGCAAAGATATGTAG
Above is a genomic segment from Alkalibacter saccharofermentans DSM 14828 containing:
- the greA gene encoding transcription elongation factor GreA; amino-acid sequence: MAQKELILTYEGLKKLENELEKLKTVRRREVAERIKTAREFGDLSENAEYDEAKNEQAFIEGRIAELEHKLKNAKVIDEDDIGTDIVSIGSTVKVKDDGLDEVFTYHIVSSAEADPMDDKISNESPVGAALISKKVGDKIIIDVPDGNVIMEIIEISK